The genomic region GCCTttgaagaaggcagaaaaaccCACCCAGGGAAGCCAGACACACTGGCTGTATGTAGTACCAGCCAGCCAAGACATAGGCACATAGACACTCAGAGCAACATGAAGGCAATCCCACGCCAGCACCAGAAGCCCTCCTTCTGCTTCAAACAGCCTCAGCTTGGCAGTGAGCCCCCAGGACCTGACCTCACTGCTGATGGGAACTGGCACCCGCAGCCTCTTCTGTCCCCCAAACCACTCCCCTCCAGCAGGACAAGGAGCAAAAACACATGCCGCAGACAAGAGTGGGACTTCCTTAAGCAGTGGTGCAGGTACAGCTTCTTTAGCTCAGGTTTGTTACGGTGTTTGTGCTTGTTTGAGCCTGCTGGGCTCTCCCATGGGTTGAGCGCTCTCCAGCTGCTTACCTATGCAGCACAGCAACCTGCTCCCACTGCTCCTCCCTGGAAAGCACCCCCATCCATCAGCCCGGTCGCTGTGTCCTGATACAGCAAGGAGcatcctcctccagcctggAGCCTCTCTGCCAGACACACTGGACACAACCAACCCTCTGACAGCTGAGTGTCCCAGCCCCcaaagctggagcaggggggaggtcccaggagcagaggaggtCCCGCTATGGGTGACCCGCTCCCTGGGGCGGTGAGGCTGTCAGAGCAAAGAGGGAGCCAGCCGTGAGCACCTCTGTTGTGctcccccagctctccctgcgGCCAGCCGTGTAGAGAAGACTGTTGGCAGCTAGCACCCAGGTAGCTGCAATGCCTTCATCAGTGCCAGCTTCCCAAGAGCAGCAAACCCCAGGTTGCTAAAGGGAAAAACACTTTCTAAATTAATTGCACGGGGCCCCTGAAACCGCTGCCCAACACTTGGCAGCCAGAGCAGAGGACCAATCTCCTTTACGTTCCTTCCCTGTTCACTGTCACTCTGCAAGTCATCTTTGTCATTTGCCAGTGCCACGGGGGCCCCGCAGGCACCCCGGGGGCTGTGGTGTGTGTCGCACAGAAATGACCCATCCTGCTCACAGTCCTGGGGCCTGGGGTGATGCCCCAGCAGCTGGTGGCACGGGGGTCACTTTTCAGCAGGCGCCCACCATGGCCCTGTGCCACCCACCCAAACTGGTCCAACCAAAACCCCAGGGACCACTGCCGGCTGCATGTCACCGCTGCCGCGAGGCGGGCGCAGGGGCCAGGCACCTCCCGCAGCCAGGggcaccccccctgcccctcacAGCGAGCGGCACCCGTGGGCTGCCCGGCCTGGGACAGCACAGGGGAAAACGTGGTCCTCGTCCCTTGTGGTGAAGGTTGAGGAAAGCGGCTGGGCTCGATGGCACAGCTACAGGCTGGTCTGTGCCTGTGCTCATCCCGCTAAGGCCCCCTTGCTCTCCTCAGGGTAGGCCTTCGGGACAGCATGCCTGCTGCAACCAAGAGGGCCGTGCTAGTGGTCTGGCAGAGCTCATCCCTGCTCCAGGGAGGGATAAAGTCCCTTCATTGACCCGTATACAAGTGTCTGAGTCAGGACTTCCAAAACCGGGCAGCTCCAGCCTAGAGGTTCAGACCAGGACAGATTTCAGGAGGCGTTTTCCAGCCTCCTGCCTCTCTGACTTGCTCCCTAGAAAATGCAAGGCCATCCGAATCTCTGGAAGGGCACTCGCTCTTCTTCACATCCCTCTGGCACTCCAGGAGTAGACAGGAGATCTGCATGTCTCCTCTagcctcttccctgcctctcGCCAGTGCCGGAGCCCATGTTTTCCTGGGCTGGGCACAGCGGGCAGCTCACACGTGTGATGCCCTGCCGGCTCTCTCCGCGTGCTAGGGCACGCTCTGCCTACAAGCAAtggcagtgctgctgaaaaGCCTCCTGGCAAGGAACTGGATGTATCAGCGCCGGGTTTAGTCACTTCAAAACAATCTGGTTAGtaagagggagaggaggaagactGTACCCCAGGCAGAGATTGCACATGGAAATACCGATGAGATGACACTGTTCTCTGAGAAGTATTGGAACAACTGGAGGAGCAATAAAACACCGCAGTTTCCATCCACACGGCTGTATCCCATggacaaagaaaaggcagggaTCTTATTGGAAGTCACATCTGATTCGTATCTGTCTGGCCTGGATCGGTTCTGATGCTGAGGAGAGACAGGCTGAACCCTGCCcagtaaaacaaaaggaaaatgcatgaaGGAGAGTGCAGCTGAGGCAGTTGCTGAGCCCgggtgggcagcaggcagccctgctccagcaacAAGGGCAGCAAGGAGCCACCTGtgcccacctcctcctctttcccctgccCGGGGCATGGTCTGAGTGAGCACTGTGTGCTGCTGTCTCTTGGGCTGCAGCTAGTGTTGCTGCTCTCCCAGGGAAAAACTGATCAAAAGATCAATGATTCAGTCAGGTTCTTGTGTTTTGGGGTATCCGATAAAGGCAATTGTTAGCTGCACCCTGCAGAGCAACTGATCTCTTGCGCTATTCTGGAGCAAGTGGGTTTTGCAGGTAGAAATCTCATCTGATTAGCTGCAAGAGTTGTCCTGTGAGTCAGTACTGGCTGGTTAGGAAACTCTTCTCTAACTGAATGGAAGCCAAAAAATTCTGTAAAGCCTTGTTTCCAGCCACATTTTTTGGGTTTGTAGCCAGAAAACCCCAGCACATCAGgagaaaaacactggaaaacaaaacagaagatggCTTTTGCGGTTGTCCTTTGCATTGGTGTGATcgggggagaagggaaggttTTCTTCTCGCTCTGACAACtgggttggggtgggggagtCTCAGGaaagcacacattttttaaCTCACAtactcagaaaaagaaaaaaatctctgcttaaTGCCCAGACAAGAGGTCCTGGTACTAAGCCTcattttcaggaaggaaaacatggCAAAATTCAGGAGAAACACATGCCTGCAAAGGAGGCAGTATGAACAAGTCAGAAAAGCTGAATTACAGCCCATTCTCTCCTGATGGCTTGACAAGTTgcttcccccctctcctcttcatcttttttccatCCTGTCTCCACACAGCGTTAAAGGGACATTTGAGCCAGGATGGCCATGAGCTATGCGTCCAACGCCTCCCACAAATTAACTGCAGCCAATATGTTGCCATGGTGCAAGCACTGGATGATACTCAGGCCTCTGCAAGAGGGGTCCAGAGGAGCAGGATGCTGaacacaggctgcagctgccaACTCCCCCCTGCAATGCCACAGTATCATGCAAAATGGCCAAATGCACATCACAacagctgtatttcttcccCTGTAGGGAGGAAAACTCAGTGATGGGCCTGGATGCACCCCACACTTTGTTTCTATTTAATCTAACTCTCCTGACAAAGGGACATCCTCTGGTGCCAGGATCTCCTCATACCAGGTGAGGCATAAACTCCAGCAGTACTTTGACCCTCTCCCAGGAAGAGAAATGGGTCCTAAAGGATTTCGGGATCAGAAAAGCATCAGCATTTGCCAGCCAGACATGGACAGATTTGTGATGTGACTTTCGCACTGTCACTGCAGGAATCTCCGTGCTTCTGAAGCCATTTCAGTGGCATGTCTCAGCCTGAAACATGTCGCTGCCAGCGCTCCCAGTGCAAGTCTGGGCTGGGTTCACAGGCTAAGGGAAaagtttttttccacattaaagACTTTCTCTCTGTTGACAGCAATAaacaagggaagagaagagctgATCCTGTTCCCGCAGGCCAGGTTACTCACATTTTGCAATGCTTGGGGCACatgcatggaagaaaataaaagacagcGTACAAACATAAGAAAATCTTTCTGGGCCAGAATATCTTCCCACCTGTCCTGTCTCCAAGGGTGGCCAAGagcaggtgccagagcagagcatAGGCATGGGGTAGGTAAGTCGCAATACCCACCAGAGCTCCCCCAAGCACGTGGCAGTATGCAATTCAGGGCCTCTACCTAGGCCTCCCACACTGCGTTCAAAATCCAGGGCTGTGTCCTGCTGCAGGAGTCTGCTCCAGCCCCCTTGAATGCACCCGAATCCCTCCAGCCGTGGCTGCTGGAGCCATCCCATCAGACACGTCTTCCAACCTGCTTGCCCCCACCCATCACTACCCATGCTCCTGTCGCTTAGCACCAGTGATAAACAGGACATATCCCCTTGGCCGGGTGCCCGCCCAAGGCATGCAGGATCAAGCCTTCTCCCGAAAACCTCCTCTGGCAGCCACCGAACAGCACCACTTGGTTTATCAGGCAGCGAGGCTATCTCTGTAGCAAAAGGACTCTTGCTTGATCAACGTCATCCTGCTAGGAAAACTGGCACGGGTCTCCCTGCCCTTTGGCGCAGATCTCTTCACAACCCCCTTGCCTTGGCCCATGTTTCCCCCCACATTACAAAACCACTTAATCTTCAGGACAGTTGGGGCTCATTGCCAAACACATGGCAGGTTTCTTGCCTGGGTTTGTCCAGCCACTTctccccaggggcagggctCCCTGCCCCTGACTCCAGCCAGCTCCACAGCTTTTTGCATTCAGtgccagttttccttttgctctggcAGATAATCTCAGCCATTGCAACCCATACTCAGCTTCTCATGAGCGCTTTCTCCAGCCCCTCTGATTTTCCAGCATCCCCTTCCAGCTGTCTGTGAGCTGAGAGAAAATCAGCTCCTCCCCACTGCACCCCACCCCACAAGATGCCTCTTTTTAAGCTGCTGTCTAATGCTTCCAGCCCACCCGACTGGGAGCTGCAGACTCCTGGGCACTTGAATCGAGGACAGTATAGGTCCTTGGCAGAAGAGGATGCTCTGATCCACAGCCAGGCTCCTGCCGTGTGCCTCTGAGGGGCActtgggctgcagcagcaggtcaGCTCCAGGACCCAGTCCTGCCCCTATACTCAGCCTGGCAGGATCACAGGGCTGACTAAAGCGACAGCAGGGTCAGGAACCTTAAACCTGGACAAATCATTTGCAGGGGGCTAAAGCGAGGTGAGAAACCAGCCCTGCACAGCAGTGACCACTACCATGCTCCATCAGCAAAGCCCGAAGCGGGGCTCCCCACAGCAAGGGACCTGGTCGCAGCCTGGCCGGGGGGGCAAAGGTGGGGACCCCGGGACCCCCAGAagggcaggcaggctggctCGCCTGGAGCGCAGCGCAACGGCTGAGCGCAGTTTCCGCCGCACCCTGCCTTCACCCTTCCTGTACCCCTGCAGGAACAGCCCCAGCCACCCTCGCCCGGGCCCGCGGGACGGCGTCCACCAGCCCGGAGCGTGGCGGGACGAGCCCCGACGGCTTCCCCGTGCCACCCGTCCGGAGAGCCCCGCAGTGCGTACAACCATGCGTTGAGCCCTGCCAAGGTGAGTGGATGCCAAACCTGAATTACCAGCCCAGAGAGTGGCTGTGGATCCCGGGAGCTCCTGTGATTTGCGGCAGGTTTTTCAGGTCCCCGCctgtcacacacacacgcagatACTTAAGCAGTCACCCAAGGACCTGCGGGGTTCTTCTTTTACACACTTCTGGTCCCTGCCAGCTCCAGGTAAGCGCAGGCTTTgagctgggggtgctggggtggaTTTGCagttggggatggggggggtggagggaggagcTGATGAGCGCTTATTGATGCTGGGCAGGTTGGAGCAGCGCCCAGCAGGGCTGTGGTGGGAAAGCTTCATGCCtcgggcagggagaggggcacACAGGCAGAGACCCCAGGCTGGGGGTACCACGGGGACCTGCCTCCgtttcagcagctgctgtgctcttgtttgctttgttcCCATCCGATACTATCTTCTAGAAGGCTGAACGGGTAGTTTACAGGATGCGTGACAGGTggtttttccttatttatgGCAGggtctggtttatttttaaagcctccGTCCCACCTTATCCTGTGCGCCATGCCGGCTGATGTTATCCACAGCTACCCCACAGCAGGAGGCCGAGCAAAGCTTGGGACAGGACatggctctgcagcagagcaagggagggcaggagggctcGTTTGCATTGAGAACTGCTATTTTGATCCCCACAGTGGCAGGAAATAGCTGCAAGCTAAAACCAGACGCAGATGCCTCCAGTCGCATCCCAGCTCTGACAGTGGGGAGAGCACTGGGGAAGGGGTCAAGAAGCCCAGCAGGGGCTATGGGGCCCTGtcagctgggcaggagctgctgctcagagagTTTTCCAGGGGCTTTGGGTGCAGTACACCATTAGAAAGCTGCACAGCCAGCCAGTTACTGTGTTTGCCgttcaaaaaagcaaagctgagcaaaCAGAGATCAcatcttttctggaaaagtgGCTGCTTTCTGCCAGGGTAGTAAATGCTGACTGTACTAGCAGTGCTGGGCAGGCATGCTGGGAGACAGAGGGATGTCCTCTCCCATCTCAGGCCAGAGTCGGGAGCCCTGCTAGTAACCCCAGGGTGTCTCTGGGGAGCTCGGTGCAACCACAGGACACAGGCAGTGTAATTGTAGAGCGAGGTCTCTCGCCACCCCCACTGGTCCTACCTCACATCTAGGTCAGGTCACGCAGGGCTTTGTCCAGCTGATTTTTAGAGATCACCAAGGATGGAGGTGCCCTGACCTCTctggtccctgtccccatggtGGACCCCCCCATactatgaagatttttttccccaatatctAATAAGACTTTCTCTTGCTGCAACTTGTGTCCATCACCCATTGCCTTTTGTCCGCTCACTCCAAAATGGCCCTGGAGGTGCATTTAAATGCCCCATCAGCCACACTAAGAGCACCAGATGCTACCTGCACGGCCTCCATCTACAGAGCCATGCTGGCTGCAGCCGCCCACAGCAGCCCAAGCAACCGATGAACCCCTTGCAAGCTTCAGCTGGTGGCTGCTCTCACATTGCTCCACCTAAAACCAAGACAGTTAGTCAGAGCCAAGCGTGAATTCCCCAGGGCTCTTTAGCTTGACGCGTAGGACAGAGCAGGTGTCACCGGTGCTGTGGTTTCACTGTGACAGTGCATCTGGCATTGTCATTTCTGCCTGGGTGAGTAACCGCCTGCCCCTGAACtttcctccctgtgctgcccagggGAGACAGCAGTGGGCATGGGACTGCTCGCAGACCTGAATGATGACCGCAGCCCCCCAGCCTTTCTGAAAGCCGAACAGATGGTTTACATCCTTTGCAGtgaaaaagctggttttttccccaatgcCTGCAAAAATTTAGGCAGAAAAAAGCAGTGAGCAGTGGTGCTCTTCAGCAGCTGAGCAAAACAGTTGTGATTCTCCGTATTTCTGCCAGGCTTAAATAAATGTAAGCAAGAAAATCACCTCTCCTGTACAGGGGAGAGGTCCTGTGCAGCCTGAAGGCCAGGCTCCAGGCCTGGGCTTAAACAGGGCTCCACGTAAGTAGCGGGTAGGTGAGTAATGGTCCAGATACATCCGGTCAAGACATTTAGGGACTCCTGGTGCCCTCAAGTCCTGTCATATACCCCCAATTTTTAGCACCCAAGAGGTGCCAAGTGCTGGGTCCCACATGCTGCACAGGGCCACATGGCTCCTGAAAACCTCCAGGGCCCAGTGGAGCGATGTGGGGAGACCTACAGAGCCCTCCAGGACCCTCAGGGTTTTGACCTTTTCCTGAAGGCCATCTCAAAGCCTTGAGAGGTAGGAACTCTTCTCCCTCCAGAGCAGGGGTAGAGGGGATACAAGGAAAAACCATCAGGCATCACATCCTGCATGCTGGGGCACCCTGAGCTGCCAGCAGGCAGAAGATACTGTGTCCTACGGGGAAACGCCTTAGGAACCTGGAGAttatcagaaacaaaaacagcCTGCAGATGAAGCATGAAAGTTGAAGCGCGTGTTCCCTATGCAAATCAATGCACACACATTAATGTACGTTAATGCAGCACGCTGGAAACGATGATTTATGAACCACCAGGACATGTTGCTGCTGGTGGCCCAGGCTAGATGCATGATCCAGAGGTGATGAGGGGCCCTGTGGCGACTGAGCTTTCTAGGAGAGGGGCAGGTGGCTCAGTGGGTTGCTGAtcaaggaggagaggaaggacttGTGGCCTGAGCTTGGCCTTATCAGCACTTTGACCTCATGGAGAACCTGGCAGCCGCagtgctggagagcagcactTCAAGTCCAGGGGatctccttctccccctgcaTCTTTTCCAGAGGTCTCCAAATGCCCAAGGCAGGTGAGCAGCATTCACCTGGCCCTCACCAGCTCACACGCATGAGGGACTGAACTTTGTCTGCTCCCTCCCTATACGGACAACTCTGAACTGAGCTGACCCCAGGAaagcccaggcagctgctgccacacACCTGTGGCCGCAACACTCTGCAGACAAGGCCAGCTCGGCTTGCAGCACCTGGCGTTAAAGATGGTCTTTCTCCAGTCCATCCAGGGGTGGTGGATGATGCCGTCCATCAGCGCACTCCATCACACAGAGATGTGCCCCAGCCTTACGCAACCCCTGTGTTACAATCTGTATTTACCAAGTGACTCAAGAAGAGTGGGCTGTTTCACAACCAGCTCTGGTCTATTTATAAGCCCCTACTCAAATGCCAAAGGATCCTTTTGTTGGTACAAGCACCTCCTGCAGACAAGGCTCAGTTGGACCTTTGCTTTTCAAGGTAAAGCTCAAAGAGGATCTCTCCAGCCTCTCGTGAATAGCAGAGCTGGCTCTCTGCAAGCTGCAAGGCAGTTTTGGAGCTGAGCCTCATCCCAGCAGTGCTGTCAGCAAGTGAGAGCCCTGGGGCATTCAGTACACCCCAGGGTACCGAGTGGGTTAAGGTCAGTTATCCGCCAACCAGGAAAGCAGTTGGGTTTAAAGCTAAGCGGTAGGGGTGCTACACGATGGAGGTGCCTGGGTTACATCCCAGAgccaaagggaaggagaagctggACTGCAAGGGGGCGGCAGGGCAGGTCTGCAGCGGATGGCCCAGACCTGGAGTCCCAAGGCAGGCCAAGGGCTCGTGGCAGCACTGGAGAGCCAGCAACCACCAACCAGCCTGCCTGACAGAGACGGGACAGGCAACTCGGACAAGCAGGAGAGCAGATCAAGAAAGGCCACATTTTTGCATCCAGCTCCTCCCCCGCCAACACCCCACAGCTTGGTTTCGGAAACACCAAAATGATTCAGTGTCAAGGGACTTCTGCATGCTTTGTGGGGGCAACGCCTCGTGTTTCAGTTGACCGAACTGGCAGGCTCGACCCTCTGCCACGCAGGAGCAAACTTGGAGCCCTGCAGAAGAGAGGTGTGGGACTTACCCAAGGTGTACTTACTTGTTTTGCATGTGCTTTTGTGCCAGATCTGCCAGAGGTTTGTGCAAAGCACAAGTGGGACAAACGTTACTCTGGAGAAGAATGTGGGTTCCTTACTTCTGCCATTGCTGGAAGCACCTAGCACTGATCACAGCCAAAGGCAGCAAGTGCTTGAGCAACAGACATGCACGGGTACGGTCCTCCGAGGACTGACCCTTCACTTATAcactgagaaacaaacaaacaaacagttcaGCCATGCTCAGGAACAACCAGACTAACTGTTTATGCCCATGCAAGATAACATTAAACATTAGGAAACACCAAGCAGCTCACCTGCTCACCACCAGCTTTCTATGATGTCTGGCCATGCTGCTAGGAGGAGGACAAGGACACTGATCAGGAGGGAAGATGGGGGGATTGCTGGGTCCAAGCCCATGCTCCCAAAAGATCCTGCATCCTCTGGTTTGTGATTCCCCTGCAAAAACTTGCCTGGTcgctggggagaaggaaaaaaaaaaaaaaaaaaccaaaccactagGCTGGATGCCAGATACTGTCCCCTCACCCAGAggataaataatgttttttaattcatgtcTTTAAATTAACCCCCTCAACATGCCCGTTGCTGTGACATCACTCCCAAGTGACGCCCAGGCCTAAATATGGCTGTAAACAGGAATTGTCCCCACGGGAGTCACACTGGCTATAAATACAGCACCAGGGGAGTGCTGAGCAGGGGACAGGCTGCAGTCTTCCGCCAGCTAAGGATGGTGAGACAGCTCAGCTGGGCGCTGTTGGCGTCCGGTTGCCacagtggggaaactgaggcaggagtTGCTGGGGGGCTGGGGCTCCCGGCTGAGCTCCCCGGCATGCCTTTGGGAAGAAAGTTGTGCCCTGCTGCGGCCAGAGGccactggggaggggggagctgctggggatggggatggcaAATCTGGGGCTCAGCAAGTGTGGCCCCACTGGCCACTCCCAGCTTGGGCAATGACGCTGGCCCCTCTCCACAGTGCCTGGCCCCATAGCCCTACCCCAAGAGGAGATGGCCACGGAGAAGCCAGTGACTCCCACTGAGGAGCAGCTGGAGATCCTGGAGTACAACTTCTGCAAGGTGAACAAGCATCCTGACCCCACCACGCTGTGCCTCATCGCAGCCGAGACCGGGCTCTCCGAGGAGCAGACCCTGGTGAGTGTGCACCCATCACCCCCGCCTTggcaccagccctgctccccctgcATGCCTCTGTGCCCCACACACTCTCCCCACATCTCCTGCCTGTCCTGTCCCCGGCTCTCTATCATACCCCCTTCACTCTTCTGTCCCCCCACATGCTTCCTACtgcaccccctgcaccccttGGTGCTCCGTAGGCTCCCTACTTGCACTCTCTGCATCACACACTGCACCCACAAGTCTCCTTTGCACCTCTCCAACCCCCAGTGCACCCCTAACCTCACACTGCACCCACAGAACTCCACTGCACCACCGCACCTCCCTGCACCCCACATGTTCCTGCCCCTGCATCCCCAAAGTCCCCTCCCCTGTAATCGCAGCCCCTCCATCCCACAGCCGTGGCCTCCCGCACAGCAGCCTAGTGCCCCAGTGGGATCCTTGTGTCCCCGCCCTGCCCAAAAaccccatccccagcctggGCTTGGAGACCAGGCTGGTGCTTCCCGCAGCCAGACCAAGGGCACACCCTGAAGGTCACTGGCTGGCTGTGGAGCCCTGAACATACAACCCGTGCACGCTGTCCTTTCCTTCCAACCCATTTTTGATAGTGTCGGGTGCCCAAACCATTGCTGGCTTTATGGTCTGAAGAAACTAcagtcattttaaaacagatacgGGATAGATGCAACTCCTGCAGGATGTGCTGTGGGACATGCTCAGGCTGTGTGCACTCCCCCTCACTGCAATTAGCTACTTCAGCAACCCTAAGCCCAGATGTCAGGCAAGTCTGTCGGCCTCTCCAGGAGACACAGAGGCCTCCAAATGTCCCTCCACAGGGACAGGCTGGGACTTCCACTGAGCCCTGTGCTCCGTCTGGCTACCTGCAGGCTACCCTGGGCTTCAGAAGCAAACAGTTCCTTCCCAATTCCTTCAGGATGCAGTGCAGCTGTTTTTGATGCAAGTGTTTTATAAGCTACTAGACCCATAGCAGCATTGATGGGTATAGAAATGAAATCCAACCCTCTGAAAACTTAGCAGCATTTTGCAGAGAGCTGCCAAGCCTGGTTCTCCCTGGGCAAAGCCAAAGGGATACAAGAGCTGAGCAGGCAATGCCAGCAGGTAGCCTGTCCCAGGGAAGGATGCTGGTGTAACATCCATTGCACTGATAGTCCTTGGCTGGAGTGGGAAAGGAGACCCCTCCTCTACTGTGCTTTGGTGATAGGCCAGGTACCACTGCTTGTTTGAGGCAGCAAGGAGGCAGTACCCCTGAAATACCTTTTCCTCCTTAGAAATTGCactgctctatttttttttctaaagcaagtTGTAAACACAGGCCATATATGCCCAGTACACCTCTGGAGATGTCTTAAAATCTTCCCTGATAACCATCTTTTTCCATAAGTCAAGGGTGCTTCTAGAGATCTGGAGATGAAGGTCATGTTAGGGACAGGATGGAGACTGGGATGGTGAGCTGCAAAGTGCCTGCATTGCGTACGACAGAGAATCATTGCTCCTGACATCTGGAGTGTTTTATCAGCTAGATATAGCaaccattttaataaaaaatttagTAAAAATTAGATGCAAAGAGGTACTGAGTCAACAGGAGATGATGGTTTAGGACAGGAAGTGAAATTTTTGGGAGGAGGCTAGGCAGGCAATCATCTGACTGGACGCGGTCCAAGGCAGTGCTAGTGCAAGAGCACCGTGGTTGTATCATTACAGACCACAATAGCTTCAAAAATAGCCATGAACAAACATAGCAACAAAACGAGCAGCAACAAAGCAAATCACAGGcacatttccaaacaaaaagcTGAGCTGTGCTTCCGGCACACATGAGTTATATCTCTCTTCTTACAGAGGTAGTGTGGCTTTATCCAGCTGCATTTTATCTAACGTTTGAAATTGCAGCTGTGTTGAAGTGGCATCAGCAGCTCTGGGAGTTGGCTTAGAGATGCTAAGTTACTACAGAATAACATAGCCATGCATATTCCTTGGAGACTAAGAtaatttttaactcattttttaaaactgtttgttcttaaatttgTTGAGAGCCACTGTGTTGTGGCTTTCTGAAGCAGGTCAGCTTTTGATTCCTGTCATTTTTGGACCTGCAGTGATCATTTCACTGCTCCAGCCATTTAAACAGACCATCCAACAGCAACTTAGCCAATCTCTCAACCTGTTTGCAAGAAAAACCTGGACTCACAGCAATAAAATGAGAACTCACCCATGCTGTCAAGGTCTGAAGCGAGCAAGACAAATGAAAGAGGTGCACACGTAGGTAACAAGACCGTTCAGTCAGAAGCGGCTGTCCTGCTGCCTGTACTGCCTGGGAACGGTGCAGCGCCTTGCCAGAAGACAGCAGTACTGTGACGTTCCTTCACCTGGACCAATGTGCTGATCACATCTGCACTTTTAGCAAGGTTATTTGGAGGTTTTGCTCAGCCCAGTGCACTCAgtctctgttttggttttttttttcctccagaaatgGTTCAAGCAGCGCCTGGCAGAGTGGAGGAAATCTGAAGGGCTGCCCTCAGAAAGCGGGTCTGTCAGGGACTAGAGGATGCTGCTCCGATCCCCATGCCTGCTGTAAATGATGGTGAAGCTCTTCAGAGTGGGTTTCCTTGAGGTTCTTCTGTTGCAATAGGTTTTGAGATACAAAGTAATACCCTGCTATTTAAcataagttt from Aquila chrysaetos chrysaetos chromosome 1, bAquChr1.4, whole genome shotgun sequence harbors:
- the HOPX gene encoding homeodomain-only protein; amino-acid sequence: MATEKPVTPTEEQLEILEYNFCKVNKHPDPTTLCLIAAETGLSEEQTLKWFKQRLAEWRKSEGLPSESGSVRD